One genomic window of Pseudomonas sp. LFM046 includes the following:
- a CDS encoding SDR family oxidoreductase has protein sequence MKIIVIGGTGLIGTQLCNALRQRGHDVLAASPRTGVNALTGEGLQAALAGAEVVVDVANSPSFDDAAVLEFFQVSGRNLLAAEKAAGVKHHVALSVVGTERMLASGYFRAKMAQEELIEHSGVPYTILRATQFYEFIGAIAQSGAEGDSIRLPAAALQPIASADVAAALTNIAEQSAANQTVEVAGPDRKPLVAFVRTYLQHNGDSREVIADAQATYFGAPIDDQSLTPSDDPITGTIPFEAWLKDAAALH, from the coding sequence ATGAAAATCATCGTAATCGGCGGCACGGGCCTGATAGGCACCCAACTCTGCAACGCCCTACGGCAGCGGGGGCATGACGTCCTGGCGGCCTCACCCAGAACCGGCGTCAACGCCCTGACCGGAGAAGGCCTGCAAGCGGCGCTTGCCGGCGCCGAGGTCGTCGTCGACGTCGCGAACTCGCCGTCTTTCGACGACGCCGCCGTACTGGAGTTCTTTCAGGTATCCGGGCGCAATCTGCTCGCCGCGGAGAAGGCGGCAGGGGTGAAGCACCATGTCGCACTCTCCGTGGTCGGTACGGAGCGGATGCTCGCCAGTGGTTACTTCCGCGCCAAGATGGCCCAGGAGGAATTGATCGAGCACTCGGGGGTTCCCTACACCATCCTCCGGGCCACGCAGTTCTACGAGTTCATCGGCGCCATCGCCCAGTCCGGCGCCGAGGGCGACAGCATCCGCCTGCCCGCAGCCGCATTGCAGCCGATCGCCTCGGCCGATGTGGCGGCAGCACTGACCAATATTGCCGAGCAATCAGCGGCCAACCAGACCGTGGAAGTTGCCGGGCCCGACAGAAAGCCTCTCGTCGCATTCGTGAGGACCTATCTGCAACACAACGGGGACTCACGGGAGGTGATCGCGGATGCCCAGGCCACCTACTTCGGTGCGCCAATCGACGATCAGTCGCTGACCCCCAGCGACGATCCGATTACCGGAACCATCCCGTTCGAGGCATGGCTCAAGGACGCTGCCGCGCTTCACTAG
- a CDS encoding isoprenylcysteine carboxylmethyltransferase family protein — protein sequence MNWLEHRLPPPLIAILFALLMWLIARWVPAGEAGGWRIGVSVVVLLAGIAVCVAGILSFRHARTTVNPFQPETATALVSSGIYNHTRNPMYLGFATALVAWSIYLASPIALLGVVGFVLYINRFQIGPEERALEGLFGQSFNDYRARVRRWL from the coding sequence ATGAACTGGCTGGAACACCGCTTGCCACCGCCCCTGATTGCCATCCTTTTCGCGCTGCTGATGTGGCTGATCGCCCGTTGGGTACCGGCTGGCGAGGCAGGCGGCTGGCGCATCGGCGTCTCGGTGGTGGTGCTGCTGGCAGGGATCGCGGTCTGCGTGGCCGGCATCCTGTCGTTTCGTCACGCCAGGACCACCGTCAACCCGTTCCAGCCGGAGACGGCCACCGCCCTGGTCAGCTCCGGCATCTACAACCATACGCGCAACCCGATGTACCTCGGCTTCGCCACCGCCCTGGTCGCGTGGTCCATCTACCTCGCTTCCCCCATCGCGCTGCTGGGCGTCGTCGGGTTCGTGCTCTACATCAACCGCTTCCAGATCGGTCCGGAAGAGCGGGCACTGGAGGGCCTGTTCGGTCAGTCCTTCAACGACTATCGAGCCCGCGTTCGCCGTTGGCTCTAA